A genomic window from Peromyscus maniculatus bairdii isolate BWxNUB_F1_BW_parent chromosome 1, HU_Pman_BW_mat_3.1, whole genome shotgun sequence includes:
- the LOC102917126 gene encoding solute carrier family 22 member 19 isoform X3, whose protein sequence is MAFQDLLNQAGSMGRYQILQMAFLLICNVMVAPHTILENFTAAIPGHRCWVPILDNDTVSDSDSGTLSQDDLLRISIPLDSNLRPDKCRRFVQPQWHLLHLNGTFSNVTEPDTEPCVDGWVYDQSTFLSTTVTEWDLVCGSQVLGSVAKFIFMIGILVGAFLGGHLSDRFGRKLIFTCAVLPMAITGTCAALAPTFFIYCLLHFLKGACVSLIYMNCVFLMIEWTSPKFKALMTTLILCASSFGSIVMAGLAFAFRNWHHLQLVMSVPIFFFLIPTRWLSESARWLIVTNKPQKGLQELRRVACKNGVKNSGGALTMEVVRTTMREELEATQTKPSLRDLFHTPNLRKRVLILCLLRFTTAIPVFGFNIHLQHLKSNVFLMQCLSAAMSIPACVAGMFLLNHIGRRISQLFLCFLFGITILATVFVPEEMRTLHAVLITLMGANSAVIASSNSLLSNELLPTVIRMKSTWSSYTIFFMYS, encoded by the exons ATGGCCTTTCAGGATCTCTTGAATCAAGCTGGAAGTATGGGGAGATACCAGATCCTTCAGATGGCTTTCCTTCTGATTTGCAATGTCATGGTGGCTCCTCATACTATTTTGGAGAACTTTACTGCAGCCATCCCCGGTCATCGCTGCTGGGTCCCCATCCTTGACAATGACACTGTCTCTGACAGTGACAGTGGAACCCTGAGCCAAGATGACCTCCTGAGGATCTCCATCCCACTGGATTCCAACCTGAGGCCAGACAAGTGCCGTCGCTTTGTCCAACCACAGTGGCATCTGCTTCATCTGAATGGAACCTTCTCCAATGTgacagagccagacacagagcccTGTGTGGATGGCTGGGTATACGACCAAAGCACTTTCCTGTCCACCACAGTGACTGAG TGGGATCTGGTGTGTGGATCTCAGGTACTGGGTTCAGTGGCTAAATTCATATTCATGATTGGAATTTTGGTAGGAGCTTTCCTTGGTGGCCATTTATCAGACAG gtTTGGGAGGAAGTTAATCTTCACATGTGCTGTACTTCCAATGGCCATCACTGGGACCTGTGCAGCTTTGGCTCCGACCTTCTTCATCTACTGCTTACTTCACTTCCTGAAAGGGGCTTGTGTCTCACTCATATACATGAATTGTGTTTTTCTCA tgaTAGAATGGACAAGCCCTAAATTCAAAGCCTTGATGACAACCTTGATATTATGTGCTTCCAGTTTTGGAAGCATAGTAATGGCAGGCCTGGCATTTGCATTTCGAAACTGGCACCACCTCCAGCTGGTAAtgtctgtgccaatatttttcttccttatacCCACAAG GTGGCTGTCAGAGTCAGCTAGGTGGCTGATTGTGACCAACAAACCCCAGAAGGGCTTACAGGAACTTAGAAGAGTTGCATGCAAGAATGGAGTGAAGAATTCTGGAGGTGCACTGACCATGGAG GTTGTGAGAACCACCATGAGGGAAGAGCTGGaggcaacacaaacaaaaccttctCTGCGTGACTTATTCCACACCCCCAACTTGCGAAAGCGTGTGCTTATCCTTTGCCTTTTGAG ATTTACAACAGCAATCCCTGTATTTGGCTTCAACATCCATCTCCAACACCTGAAAAGTAATGTCTTCCTAATGCAATGTCTCTCTGCTGCAATGTCCATCCCAGCCTGTGTTGCTGGAATGTTTCTACTGAACCACATTGGCCGTAGAATAAGTCAACTAttcctctgtttcctgtttggAATCACCATCCTGGCTACAGTGTTTGTTCCTGAAG AAATGCGGACTCTGCATGCAGTTTTGATAACACTGATGGGAGCAAATTCTGCTGTGATTGCTAGCAGTAATAGTCTACTCTCAAATGAGCTACTCCCCACCGTGATCAG GATGAAATCCACTTGGTCATCATATACAATCTTCTTCATGTATTCCTGA
- the LOC102917126 gene encoding solute carrier family 22 member 19 isoform X1, translating into MAFQDLLNQAGSMGRYQILQMAFLLICNVMVAPHTILENFTAAIPGHRCWVPILDNDTVSDSDSGTLSQDDLLRISIPLDSNLRPDKCRRFVQPQWHLLHLNGTFSNVTEPDTEPCVDGWVYDQSTFLSTTVTEWDLVCGSQVLGSVAKFIFMIGILVGAFLGGHLSDRFGRKLIFTCAVLPMAITGTCAALAPTFFIYCLLHFLKGACVSLIYMNCVFLMIEWTSPKFKALMTTLILCASSFGSIVMAGLAFAFRNWHHLQLVMSVPIFFFLIPTRWLSESARWLIVTNKPQKGLQELRRVACKNGVKNSGGALTMEVVRTTMREELEATQTKPSLRDLFHTPNLRKRVLILCLLRFTTAIPVFGFNIHLQHLKSNVFLMQCLSAAMSIPACVAGMFLLNHIGRRISQLFLCFLFGITILATVFVPEEMRTLHAVLITLMGANSAVIASSNSLLSNELLPTVIRARAVGLIGIAGNVGSAMSPVLMTLMMYSDSLPWIIYGAISILAGFVPLLLPETKNQPLPDSIQDVENEFVYTLMVFVVCVLGGKVQGIQMRKVLSSK; encoded by the exons ATGGCCTTTCAGGATCTCTTGAATCAAGCTGGAAGTATGGGGAGATACCAGATCCTTCAGATGGCTTTCCTTCTGATTTGCAATGTCATGGTGGCTCCTCATACTATTTTGGAGAACTTTACTGCAGCCATCCCCGGTCATCGCTGCTGGGTCCCCATCCTTGACAATGACACTGTCTCTGACAGTGACAGTGGAACCCTGAGCCAAGATGACCTCCTGAGGATCTCCATCCCACTGGATTCCAACCTGAGGCCAGACAAGTGCCGTCGCTTTGTCCAACCACAGTGGCATCTGCTTCATCTGAATGGAACCTTCTCCAATGTgacagagccagacacagagcccTGTGTGGATGGCTGGGTATACGACCAAAGCACTTTCCTGTCCACCACAGTGACTGAG TGGGATCTGGTGTGTGGATCTCAGGTACTGGGTTCAGTGGCTAAATTCATATTCATGATTGGAATTTTGGTAGGAGCTTTCCTTGGTGGCCATTTATCAGACAG gtTTGGGAGGAAGTTAATCTTCACATGTGCTGTACTTCCAATGGCCATCACTGGGACCTGTGCAGCTTTGGCTCCGACCTTCTTCATCTACTGCTTACTTCACTTCCTGAAAGGGGCTTGTGTCTCACTCATATACATGAATTGTGTTTTTCTCA tgaTAGAATGGACAAGCCCTAAATTCAAAGCCTTGATGACAACCTTGATATTATGTGCTTCCAGTTTTGGAAGCATAGTAATGGCAGGCCTGGCATTTGCATTTCGAAACTGGCACCACCTCCAGCTGGTAAtgtctgtgccaatatttttcttccttatacCCACAAG GTGGCTGTCAGAGTCAGCTAGGTGGCTGATTGTGACCAACAAACCCCAGAAGGGCTTACAGGAACTTAGAAGAGTTGCATGCAAGAATGGAGTGAAGAATTCTGGAGGTGCACTGACCATGGAG GTTGTGAGAACCACCATGAGGGAAGAGCTGGaggcaacacaaacaaaaccttctCTGCGTGACTTATTCCACACCCCCAACTTGCGAAAGCGTGTGCTTATCCTTTGCCTTTTGAG ATTTACAACAGCAATCCCTGTATTTGGCTTCAACATCCATCTCCAACACCTGAAAAGTAATGTCTTCCTAATGCAATGTCTCTCTGCTGCAATGTCCATCCCAGCCTGTGTTGCTGGAATGTTTCTACTGAACCACATTGGCCGTAGAATAAGTCAACTAttcctctgtttcctgtttggAATCACCATCCTGGCTACAGTGTTTGTTCCTGAAG AAATGCGGACTCTGCATGCAGTTTTGATAACACTGATGGGAGCAAATTCTGCTGTGATTGCTAGCAGTAATAGTCTACTCTCAAATGAGCTACTCCCCACCGTGATCAG GGCAAGGGCAGTAGGACTCATTGGTATTGCTGGAAATGTAGGTTCAGCTATGTCTCCAGTTTTAATGACCCTCATGATGTACTCTGACTCTTTACCCTGGATCATCTATGGAGCCATCTCTATCCTTGCTGGCTttgttcctcttctccttcctgagaCCAAGAACCAACCTCTGCCTGACTCCATTCAAGATGTAGAAAATGA GTTCGTTTACACGTTGAtggtatttgttgtgtgtgttctAGGTGGAAAGGTTCAAGGCATACAAATGAGGAAGGTGCTGTCATCAAAGTGA
- the LOC102917126 gene encoding solute carrier family 22 member 19 isoform X4 — MAFQDLLNQAGSMGRYQILQMAFLLICNVMVAPHTILENFTAAIPGHRCWVPILDNDTVSDSDSGTLSQDDLLRISIPLDSNLRPDKCRRFVQPQWHLLHLNGTFSNVTEPDTEPCVDGWVYDQSTFLSTTVTEWDLVCGSQVLGSVAKFIFMIGILVGAFLGGHLSDRWLSESARWLIVTNKPQKGLQELRRVACKNGVKNSGGALTMEVVRTTMREELEATQTKPSLRDLFHTPNLRKRVLILCLLRFTTAIPVFGFNIHLQHLKSNVFLMQCLSAAMSIPACVAGMFLLNHIGRRISQLFLCFLFGITILATVFVPEEMRTLHAVLITLMGANSAVIASSNSLLSNELLPTVIRARAVGLIGIAGNVGSAMSPVLMTLMMYSDSLPWIIYGAISILAGFVPLLLPETKNQPLPDSIQDVENEFVYTLMVFVVCVLGGKVQGIQMRKVLSSK; from the exons ATGGCCTTTCAGGATCTCTTGAATCAAGCTGGAAGTATGGGGAGATACCAGATCCTTCAGATGGCTTTCCTTCTGATTTGCAATGTCATGGTGGCTCCTCATACTATTTTGGAGAACTTTACTGCAGCCATCCCCGGTCATCGCTGCTGGGTCCCCATCCTTGACAATGACACTGTCTCTGACAGTGACAGTGGAACCCTGAGCCAAGATGACCTCCTGAGGATCTCCATCCCACTGGATTCCAACCTGAGGCCAGACAAGTGCCGTCGCTTTGTCCAACCACAGTGGCATCTGCTTCATCTGAATGGAACCTTCTCCAATGTgacagagccagacacagagcccTGTGTGGATGGCTGGGTATACGACCAAAGCACTTTCCTGTCCACCACAGTGACTGAG TGGGATCTGGTGTGTGGATCTCAGGTACTGGGTTCAGTGGCTAAATTCATATTCATGATTGGAATTTTGGTAGGAGCTTTCCTTGGTGGCCATTTATCAGACAG GTGGCTGTCAGAGTCAGCTAGGTGGCTGATTGTGACCAACAAACCCCAGAAGGGCTTACAGGAACTTAGAAGAGTTGCATGCAAGAATGGAGTGAAGAATTCTGGAGGTGCACTGACCATGGAG GTTGTGAGAACCACCATGAGGGAAGAGCTGGaggcaacacaaacaaaaccttctCTGCGTGACTTATTCCACACCCCCAACTTGCGAAAGCGTGTGCTTATCCTTTGCCTTTTGAG ATTTACAACAGCAATCCCTGTATTTGGCTTCAACATCCATCTCCAACACCTGAAAAGTAATGTCTTCCTAATGCAATGTCTCTCTGCTGCAATGTCCATCCCAGCCTGTGTTGCTGGAATGTTTCTACTGAACCACATTGGCCGTAGAATAAGTCAACTAttcctctgtttcctgtttggAATCACCATCCTGGCTACAGTGTTTGTTCCTGAAG AAATGCGGACTCTGCATGCAGTTTTGATAACACTGATGGGAGCAAATTCTGCTGTGATTGCTAGCAGTAATAGTCTACTCTCAAATGAGCTACTCCCCACCGTGATCAG GGCAAGGGCAGTAGGACTCATTGGTATTGCTGGAAATGTAGGTTCAGCTATGTCTCCAGTTTTAATGACCCTCATGATGTACTCTGACTCTTTACCCTGGATCATCTATGGAGCCATCTCTATCCTTGCTGGCTttgttcctcttctccttcctgagaCCAAGAACCAACCTCTGCCTGACTCCATTCAAGATGTAGAAAATGA GTTCGTTTACACGTTGAtggtatttgttgtgtgtgttctAGGTGGAAAGGTTCAAGGCATACAAATGAGGAAGGTGCTGTCATCAAAGTGA
- the LOC102917126 gene encoding solute carrier family 22 member 19 isoform X2 — MAFQDLLNQAGSMGRYQILQMAFLLICNVMVAPHTILENFTAAIPGHRCWVPILDNDTVSDSDSGTLSQDDLLRISIPLDSNLRPDKCRRFVQPQWHLLHLNGTFSNVTEPDTEPCVDGWVYDQSTFLSTTVTEWDLVCGSQVLGSVAKFIFMIGILVGAFLGGHLSDRFGRKLIFTCAVLPMAITGTCAALAPTFFIYCLLHFLKGACVSLIYMNCVFLMIEWTSPKFKALMTTLILCASSFGSIVMAGLAFAFRNWHHLQLVMSVPIFFFLIPTRWLSESARWLIVTNKPQKGLQELRRVACKNGVKNSGGALTMEVVRTTMREELEATQTKPSLRDLFHTPNLRKRVLILCLLRFTTAIPVFGFNIHLQHLKSNVFLMQCLSAAMSIPACVAGMFLLNHIGRRISQLFLCFLFGITILATVFVPEEMRTLHAVLITLMGANSAVIASSNSLLSNELLPTVIRARAVGLIGIAGNVGSAMSPVLMTLMMYSDSLPWIIYGAISILAGFVPLLLPETKNQPLPDSIQDVENEWKGSRHTNEEGAVIKVTPF; from the exons ATGGCCTTTCAGGATCTCTTGAATCAAGCTGGAAGTATGGGGAGATACCAGATCCTTCAGATGGCTTTCCTTCTGATTTGCAATGTCATGGTGGCTCCTCATACTATTTTGGAGAACTTTACTGCAGCCATCCCCGGTCATCGCTGCTGGGTCCCCATCCTTGACAATGACACTGTCTCTGACAGTGACAGTGGAACCCTGAGCCAAGATGACCTCCTGAGGATCTCCATCCCACTGGATTCCAACCTGAGGCCAGACAAGTGCCGTCGCTTTGTCCAACCACAGTGGCATCTGCTTCATCTGAATGGAACCTTCTCCAATGTgacagagccagacacagagcccTGTGTGGATGGCTGGGTATACGACCAAAGCACTTTCCTGTCCACCACAGTGACTGAG TGGGATCTGGTGTGTGGATCTCAGGTACTGGGTTCAGTGGCTAAATTCATATTCATGATTGGAATTTTGGTAGGAGCTTTCCTTGGTGGCCATTTATCAGACAG gtTTGGGAGGAAGTTAATCTTCACATGTGCTGTACTTCCAATGGCCATCACTGGGACCTGTGCAGCTTTGGCTCCGACCTTCTTCATCTACTGCTTACTTCACTTCCTGAAAGGGGCTTGTGTCTCACTCATATACATGAATTGTGTTTTTCTCA tgaTAGAATGGACAAGCCCTAAATTCAAAGCCTTGATGACAACCTTGATATTATGTGCTTCCAGTTTTGGAAGCATAGTAATGGCAGGCCTGGCATTTGCATTTCGAAACTGGCACCACCTCCAGCTGGTAAtgtctgtgccaatatttttcttccttatacCCACAAG GTGGCTGTCAGAGTCAGCTAGGTGGCTGATTGTGACCAACAAACCCCAGAAGGGCTTACAGGAACTTAGAAGAGTTGCATGCAAGAATGGAGTGAAGAATTCTGGAGGTGCACTGACCATGGAG GTTGTGAGAACCACCATGAGGGAAGAGCTGGaggcaacacaaacaaaaccttctCTGCGTGACTTATTCCACACCCCCAACTTGCGAAAGCGTGTGCTTATCCTTTGCCTTTTGAG ATTTACAACAGCAATCCCTGTATTTGGCTTCAACATCCATCTCCAACACCTGAAAAGTAATGTCTTCCTAATGCAATGTCTCTCTGCTGCAATGTCCATCCCAGCCTGTGTTGCTGGAATGTTTCTACTGAACCACATTGGCCGTAGAATAAGTCAACTAttcctctgtttcctgtttggAATCACCATCCTGGCTACAGTGTTTGTTCCTGAAG AAATGCGGACTCTGCATGCAGTTTTGATAACACTGATGGGAGCAAATTCTGCTGTGATTGCTAGCAGTAATAGTCTACTCTCAAATGAGCTACTCCCCACCGTGATCAG GGCAAGGGCAGTAGGACTCATTGGTATTGCTGGAAATGTAGGTTCAGCTATGTCTCCAGTTTTAATGACCCTCATGATGTACTCTGACTCTTTACCCTGGATCATCTATGGAGCCATCTCTATCCTTGCTGGCTttgttcctcttctccttcctgagaCCAAGAACCAACCTCTGCCTGACTCCATTCAAGATGTAGAAAATGA GTGGAAAGGTTCAAGGCATACAAATGAGGAAGGTGCTGTCATCAAAGTGACACCGTTTTAA
- the LOC102917126 gene encoding solute carrier family 22 member 19 isoform X5, producing MAFQDLLNQAGSMGRYQILQMAFLLICNVMVAPHTILENFTAAIPGHRCWVPILDNDTVSDSDSGTLSQDDLLRISIPLDSNLRPDKCRRFVQPQWHLLHLNGTFSNVTEPDTEPCVDGWVYDQSTFLSTTVTEWDLVCGSQVLGSVAKFIFMIGILVGAFLGGHLSDRWLSESARWLIVTNKPQKGLQELRRVACKNGVKNSGGALTMEVVRTTMREELEATQTKPSLRDLFHTPNLRKRVLILCLLRFTTAIPVFGFNIHLQHLKSNVFLMQCLSAAMSIPACVAGMFLLNHIGRRISQLFLCFLFGITILATVFVPEEMRTLHAVLITLMGANSAVIASSNSLLSNELLPTVIRARAVGLIGIAGNVGSAMSPVLMTLMMYSDSLPWIIYGAISILAGFVPLLLPETKNQPLPDSIQDVENEWKGSRHTNEEGAVIKVTPF from the exons ATGGCCTTTCAGGATCTCTTGAATCAAGCTGGAAGTATGGGGAGATACCAGATCCTTCAGATGGCTTTCCTTCTGATTTGCAATGTCATGGTGGCTCCTCATACTATTTTGGAGAACTTTACTGCAGCCATCCCCGGTCATCGCTGCTGGGTCCCCATCCTTGACAATGACACTGTCTCTGACAGTGACAGTGGAACCCTGAGCCAAGATGACCTCCTGAGGATCTCCATCCCACTGGATTCCAACCTGAGGCCAGACAAGTGCCGTCGCTTTGTCCAACCACAGTGGCATCTGCTTCATCTGAATGGAACCTTCTCCAATGTgacagagccagacacagagcccTGTGTGGATGGCTGGGTATACGACCAAAGCACTTTCCTGTCCACCACAGTGACTGAG TGGGATCTGGTGTGTGGATCTCAGGTACTGGGTTCAGTGGCTAAATTCATATTCATGATTGGAATTTTGGTAGGAGCTTTCCTTGGTGGCCATTTATCAGACAG GTGGCTGTCAGAGTCAGCTAGGTGGCTGATTGTGACCAACAAACCCCAGAAGGGCTTACAGGAACTTAGAAGAGTTGCATGCAAGAATGGAGTGAAGAATTCTGGAGGTGCACTGACCATGGAG GTTGTGAGAACCACCATGAGGGAAGAGCTGGaggcaacacaaacaaaaccttctCTGCGTGACTTATTCCACACCCCCAACTTGCGAAAGCGTGTGCTTATCCTTTGCCTTTTGAG ATTTACAACAGCAATCCCTGTATTTGGCTTCAACATCCATCTCCAACACCTGAAAAGTAATGTCTTCCTAATGCAATGTCTCTCTGCTGCAATGTCCATCCCAGCCTGTGTTGCTGGAATGTTTCTACTGAACCACATTGGCCGTAGAATAAGTCAACTAttcctctgtttcctgtttggAATCACCATCCTGGCTACAGTGTTTGTTCCTGAAG AAATGCGGACTCTGCATGCAGTTTTGATAACACTGATGGGAGCAAATTCTGCTGTGATTGCTAGCAGTAATAGTCTACTCTCAAATGAGCTACTCCCCACCGTGATCAG GGCAAGGGCAGTAGGACTCATTGGTATTGCTGGAAATGTAGGTTCAGCTATGTCTCCAGTTTTAATGACCCTCATGATGTACTCTGACTCTTTACCCTGGATCATCTATGGAGCCATCTCTATCCTTGCTGGCTttgttcctcttctccttcctgagaCCAAGAACCAACCTCTGCCTGACTCCATTCAAGATGTAGAAAATGA GTGGAAAGGTTCAAGGCATACAAATGAGGAAGGTGCTGTCATCAAAGTGACACCGTTTTAA